The region GCCCTGGATTCCGACGTCCTGGATAGTTCGCCGCTAACGGTAATTGCACAGGATCCTCTCCCCGAAGGCATCGACGGCGGAAGCCCCGAACTGGCAGACTTTATTGCCCGCACGAGCTGGCCCAGCGGTGTCGTCGGCGCGGTACTTGCGCAAGAAGTACTCATCGTCTCGCCGGAACACGAAGAGATTATCGACGGCGCATCGCTGGACGAAATTAGGGCACATGCCAACGGGAGGGTGGCGCGGCAAGCTCGCCTTTTCACGGGAGTAATTTCAGACGGTCCGAACCTCACACTGATTCAGCCGCGCCCCACAGAAGCTGAGCTCGAAGCCGCT is a window of Corynebacterium lactis RW2-5 DNA encoding:
- a CDS encoding PPA1309 family protein, which encodes MGTLDHTTQQALNRAVRETVEYVHAEGWDRSPSLFALVPTAALADALDSDVLDSSPLTVIAQDPLPEGIDGGSPELADFIARTSWPSGVVGAVLAQEVLIVSPEHEEIIDGASLDEIRAHANGRVARQARLFTGVISDGPNLTLIQPRPTEAELEAAGPFAEDDIELRDGAGLASGVTHALYGTFDAN